In one Roseburia intestinalis L1-82 genomic region, the following are encoded:
- a CDS encoding HAMP domain-containing sensor histidine kinase: MEKVRRKNSRHYIDNMSIKNSFVFYALISLVIGIVIGVISITLVDDYRINLNYKYEDMTTRYDIPENGSFTAKYNKDQTEYTIYNASEKEVCNFVVDYQKERPVQEYIYPNHVSYIEVSPKFTKHDRIVDSALGVVNIVTIPIVLSISMILCVTIFVNRKLVRPIKLLTNAYRKVENNELDFTLPYPYKDEMGRLCLAFEKMKNCLYQNNQKMIRQFTEQRRLNAAFSHDLRTPLTILKGHTTMLLSFIPKGLVSQQEVLDELSTVRNNVERLEKYVSAMTNLYRLEDIEIEKENINFDFLLKTLSNTTEMLCSDIEYTIKTNCNKQQTLFINLEIIIQIYENLLSNSIRYAKSMIAIDVNKQEEFLLITVSDDGCGFKSTDIERVTLPFYKPSQDTTSEHLGLGLNICKILCERHGGTIKISNNHKGGACVTACIKIAYVDEK; encoded by the coding sequence ATGGAAAAAGTAAGGCGAAAAAATTCAAGGCATTATATTGACAACATGAGTATTAAAAATTCGTTTGTTTTTTATGCTCTTATTTCCTTAGTGATTGGTATTGTAATAGGTGTTATATCTATTACTCTTGTAGATGATTACAGAATAAACCTTAACTATAAATATGAGGACATGACAACAAGGTATGATATACCTGAAAATGGTTCATTTACAGCGAAATATAACAAAGACCAAACAGAATACACAATATATAATGCAAGTGAAAAGGAAGTATGTAATTTTGTTGTAGACTATCAAAAGGAACGTCCAGTACAAGAATATATTTATCCTAATCATGTTTCTTACATTGAAGTTTCACCAAAGTTTACTAAACATGATAGAATTGTGGATTCTGCTCTAGGTGTGGTTAATATTGTCACCATTCCTATTGTTCTTTCAATTAGCATGATTCTTTGTGTGACTATCTTTGTAAACCGAAAATTAGTAAGACCCATAAAGTTACTGACGAATGCATACAGAAAAGTCGAAAACAACGAACTGGATTTTACGTTGCCTTACCCTTATAAAGACGAGATGGGGAGGCTGTGTCTTGCATTTGAGAAGATGAAAAATTGTTTATATCAAAACAACCAAAAAATGATACGGCAATTTACTGAACAAAGGAGATTAAATGCTGCTTTTTCACATGATTTACGCACGCCTTTAACAATACTAAAAGGACATACCACAATGTTGTTATCATTTATTCCCAAAGGATTAGTTTCTCAACAGGAGGTACTCGACGAATTATCAACAGTACGCAACAATGTGGAACGGCTTGAAAAATACGTTAGTGCTATGACAAACTTATACCGTTTAGAAGATATAGAAATCGAAAAAGAAAACATAAACTTTGACTTCTTATTAAAAACCTTATCAAATACAACGGAAATGCTCTGTTCTGATATAGAATATACGATTAAAACAAATTGTAATAAACAGCAAACTCTATTTATCAATCTTGAAATTATCATACAAATTTATGAAAACCTGTTGTCTAATAGCATTAGATATGCTAAGTCGATGATAGCTATTGATGTAAATAAACAGGAGGAATTTTTATTGATTACGGTCTCTGACGATGGCTGTGGTTTCAAAAGTACGGATATAGAACGTGTAACATTACCATTTTATAAACCATCGCAAGATACTACGTCTGAACATCTAGGTCTGGGATTAAACATTTGTAAAATATTATGTGAAAGGCATGGAGGTACAATAAAAATTTCAAATAATCATAAGGGGGGAGCCTGTGTTACAGCTTGTATAAAAATTGCATATGTTGATGAAAAATAG